The genomic segment GACGCAcaaacaacaactttgcaatTTGGATGGCCATTGGCTGCTTCTAATTGATTTTGATAATATATATTCCGTGTTTTTAGTGACTGTTTGCAAAAAACGAACTCGCCATTACAACAACAAGGCATTCATTtgcgaaaaataaaatatttaccatCGTTTATGTCGTTTGTTTTAAACACACCAAACAAGTATGTCTACAATTGAACGTCTATCTATTCAGGGCATAAGAAGTTTTGGCGGAAATGCTGGAGATAATCAGGTATGTATACAGTATACATACAACACGCATAATATTTATGATGCATGATGCAAATGGGCCGCAAGCTGTGAAGACTAACTACaactaataattttttatttttcatggcAGATGATAAGTTTCACCTCACCGGTTACCTTAATATTGGGTGAAAATGGTTGTGGTAAAACTACCGTCATCGAGTGCCTGAAGTATGCACTCACCGGCGAATGCCCACCCGGCAGTGACCGTGGCAAGAATTTTGTTCATGACCCGAAAATCTTCAATTTAACTGATGTTTTGGGTCAAATCAAATTGGAAGTGCGCAATGTTCAGGGTGCTCGTTTGTCCATTTGTCGTTCCATGAAATTGGGCATGCGACGTGGTAAAATTACCTTTGAGACACTAGATGCTACTTTGAATTACTTAAATGATGATGGGGATGGCAAAAaggcaattgattccatatcaaAACGTTGTGCCGATGTGGATTTAGTTATGTCCCAGTTCATGGGTGTCTCAAAGGCCATTATTAACAATGTGCTGCTTTGCCACCAGGAAGACTCTAGTTGGCCCTTGGATGAACCCAAAAAGTTGAAGGAGAAATTCGATGCAATTTTTGGAATTTCGGAGTATAATAAAGCTTTGGAACGAATTATTAAGATGCGTAAAGAGGAAATGgacatactcaaaatcaaagGTAGGTGCATAAGTGTGTTTCgctaatttttactttttatgtgtTAAGTAAACAGATCGAGAGAATTGCCCAACGAATAATTTCTAAATGAATTTGTTGATGACCGTAGACACCGCAACTACTACTCACCCCCCTTATTttgaacattaaaatttgttgttttattgtCGCAACAAGTATGGGCATTATGTAGTTATCAAAGTCGATTTGTCTTTTTTGCTACGAATGATAAGGGACTCTTAAAAATTCAATATGCTAATATATGAGAAGTCTGAAATCATGGTGCCATGGGTAAgggtaattaaaaaaaaccaaattttcccatttagggatatttctctcatatcaatgagtgctgtccgatacaaatttaagctcaattataagggatcTGCTTTTTATTGCCGATTCCGGACATTATGCAGTAGAGTGATATCACCTAGTAGAGAAGTTGTTGTGGTAGTAGCCACTtaattgcatgtggaggtgcgATCCTCGCCAATGTCCAATATGTGGCCAAGCTCTTTTCGATCCATATGACCGATCGCCGAGTGAATGTGATGACAATTTTAAGGCGGTCCTTAAATGGTCATAATAATAAAATGGTcctcgctttgtcatatcgatcatcataggcactcaatgTTTAAGCATTAGCCGGTccaccggcctctcactgagactctgctGATGGTCCGCGTTATCTGTAGACGTGCCCGGTAGTTCTCAGCTGACCTGAGCATGATAACGATAAACACCTCATAcatagatcggagctcaaagttccagcctgtgtggtgcttataaTTGTTCTGTGCCATGTAGCAGAGATTTTAATAAGGCTGATTACCTAAGGTTAACACCTAAAAAGTTTTGCCAGCACTTGGAGGGTTTAATGACCACCGAACCTTCTtcctaatgttctcgccaggatttgtgTCCAGGCTTTCAACGAAAAAAGGTGGATATGCTAAAAAATAGTAACCGCGTTAAAATGCTTTTGATAATCTcgtcgtgatttcgaaagaatGGAAGGTTAAACCAACGAACAAGACAGAAACACTGGGAACCAGACGGATCAGAGAGGATCACTTACTAGTGAGAGCTATAACCATAACAGGATATTTGAACAATTCACTATTTTTCTCATAAAGTCAATATGTGAGACGTGAAATAGGGATGCTATATTATCTTGTTGATCGATTAGCACTATATTTGACACCgatattgggagtcatagcagaagtcgtgcaaaatgccagccaatttggctaataattgcgccccctatgggcttaagaagtcaaatccagagatcggtttatatgggagctatattagataattgaccggtttgaaccaaatttattatatatgatatatatgctattggagctatatcaagttatagcccgattccgaccataaattaattgaatgctgtcatagtagaagtcattgggtaatatttcagtgcattcggataagaattgtgccttgtaggagctcaaaaagAATTAtcacaggagatcggtttatatgggagctgtatcaggctatagatcggttcagaccatattagacacgaatgtcATGGGAGAAATCTTTgtacatttcagctaaattggataagaatttcgccctctagaggcctaagaaatccacttttatttaaattttctgaaagaacagCAGATCTTATATTTTTCTATCTTTCGACTaaaagccaatcggtatgtgttgaaAGCCGGTGTTttagttatcttccagtctcaagaggttctccacaggggtctgtattgggTCCACTCCTCTTTTCCTTATATAGtaatgaccttcctggacagttgcggaactgtggtattcatatgtatgccgacgacgtaaAGATGTATATGAGCTCTTCGCCGGAGAGGCTGATCGATGGCgtaataattgcaaattttgcccatgaacattccactaaggaacaggggcaaacttctcacatatcaatgagtgcagtccgtgcagtccgattcaactttaagctcaatgataaggggcctcctttttaaagtcgagtccgaacggagtgccgcagtgcgacacctctttggagagaagttttacatggcagagtacctcacaaatgttgccagcattaggagggaaaaaccaccgctgaaaattttttctgatggtctcgccaggattcgaacccaggcgttcagcgtcataggcgctacggtggtctccttcGCCTTCTATGGCGTACTTCGCCTTAATAGCGACTTGAATAgaataaacacatgggcaaacgccacggactacttttaaatccaacaaagtcaaagtACCTTGTGATTCGTAGGAACCGAGTGACAATGCCGCCatatcttgatgtggcaatcaattgctggagccccaattgagattgtttcatctgccaGAAACCTTGTGTTGgggtttgatgatagactttcatggaagaattaTGTCAGTACGACATTGGGCAGGACCTatggcgttttacgaaacttatatatgagtcgacagtacaCCCCTTTGTCCATAAGAATGCTTTGGGCTATGatatttattctgccgaaactactatactcttgcgaggttttttacagttacggaccgatatggcccatttactatcccaatcgacctacactggtaagaagtatttgtgcaaaatttcgaaacttatcggatcgacttaaaatgttatgacgatcaagactatatatatggggtcttgacgaatatgttacaaactgaaagatgaaattagtaaaccccattctatggtggagggtataaataaatTCAAGGGATTTATACATTCATTGATTGTTAAAGTGTTAGTCATATTATTAGGTAAAATGATTTCTACTTTATTATCTTCACGATTAATAACATGATAATTGTTGATTTTATGACCCCCCTTTAGTCTCCAACAAGTCCTTAGCAGTATATTTGCAAGATTTGTATAGTGGTCATTCATGTGTCAGCTAGGTTGCGATTTTTGACAAGTACGGCAAATAATGTATGAGACACATTTTCACAATCGGCGTGATACCAAATATTGCACGTGCGACGGATCAAACACTTGCTAACAGTAGTATCTTTACCACATACATCACAAGGATATGCCATTTCAAGGAAAAAAATAATCTTTGCGGCACactcaataaattttttgaggttagattCAGTTGCCCAGAACTAACCACCAACCACCAATCCACAATGACAGTGTTAAGGGCTTATGTATTATGGATTGCATCTCCACTGCAGTTGCTTTGCCAGGAGATAAAaccttgatataaaaattagtataacgttggaaatttttgtaaaaagcaGTCAATATCGGTGTTTAGAACTTTCAGCTACtaagtaaattgtaaaaaaagtatacaattcaataaagaaatcgaaatttttattacaaatttgcccGTTGGCAACGCAACTGAAGTTGGGGGTCCGTTCTTTAATCGACATCTTAGGCTCTGTTTATTTCCGACAGTAACGATACTGTTGAACtatctttaaattaagaataaaatgtttattcatggtatttcacaacttcaattcaattttttgtGGTGGTTTAATTATTTGTCTACACATTTTCTTGTTGCGGGACTGCCAATATTAACGGCATCAATTGACAAAAGTTGTCAGACAACCACTCAACTGATCCATGATCGACTCATTAGATTTACAAAGCTATTGACACAAAGTATAACGCATTCAATCGACCAGTTTTTTTATGCGTAAATATTCCTTATGGATTCAAAAGttatatttattgggttgcccaaaaagtaattgcggagttttcatatagtcggcgttgacaaatttttttacagcttgtgactctgtaattgcattctttcttctatcagttatcagctgttacttttagctgctttagaaaaaaagtgtaaaaaaaagtatatttgattaaagttcattctaagttttattaaaaatgctttactttcttttaaagaatccgcaattactttttgggcaaccatatatcaTTAAATATGTGGAAGTTTCTAAATTTCAGAGCCCATCCACTTTTGGTCGTTATGACCACATTTTGGATTGACTTTTGCTCTGAGTCGTTAAAAATACAATTTGCAAGCTGCTCGAATGTAGTCTGCCGTTATTTTGGCCTATCCATGCTGTCATTAATCACACGGCAAGCGATGCGTATATCACCGGAATGACCGGATGAAaccttcatcggcaaaggctgccacctcagtgtacaaaaAGAAAAGTCCATTAGATTGAGATCTGACGAATAGACCAAACGAAGCACGGAAGATGATTATTCAGCCATTCTTGGTTTACAGGTGCTCTATATAACGGTGCCGAGACTTATTAGTGCGTGCATAGTCTACGACCGAAATGTATCCGTTTCCACGGCTCCAAAGCAGTTTCAGGACATGTTTTTCCGATTATAAGTTGCATTTACTTTGACCAATATGACTTGATTTGAGTTAAGCTTCAAAGGGCTCATGTCTACCGTGGTACCACAGttcatggttcatacgacgcctatactCTCcttcaatgcaaactggtccataaattttacgaagaattctttcaaacactccaagcggcagtcctcgtctgctttcgcaagtacccatatctcctgtatagtgtaatcttcgtttgtTTAGAGGTAGccctgtttctaaactgcttgcttaaATCCAAAGTATCTTTTGTGTGatccagtattattcttctctttatttcaaaactggtgtcattcgtttcggttacagcggtgacgaggtagataaagttgctatctcaaagttgtgattcccaacgtTCTccatttttattcccaccatcgaaggatgggggtatattcgttgtgtcattccgtttgcaacacattgaaatatccattttcgaccctataatgtatatatattcttcatatgcaggttaagttcgaagataggctaaatcggactatattttgatatagcctccatatagatcgatccgccgatttagggtcttaggcctataaaagccacatttattatccgattttgctgaaatttggaacagtgagttgctttaggctcctcgacatctttctgcaatttgacccagatcgatccagatttggatatagctgccatatagaccaatctctcgatttaaggttttgggcccataaaaggcgcatttattgcccgatttcgccaaaatttggacagtgagttctgttaggctcttcgacatccttctgcaatttggcccagatcggtccagatttgaataaagctgccttataggccgatctctcgttgtaaggttttgggaccataaaaagctcatttattgtacgattttgccaaaatttggaacagtgggttgtattaggcccttccatatccttctgcaatttggcccagatcggttcagatttgaatatagctgccatatagatcgatttcttttctttttcatctattgtccgatttgggacagtaacttatgtttggcccaggtcggtccagatttagatatagctgccatatagacctatctctcgatttaaagttttggccccataaaagggttATTTATAATAAACTGtattatctgtgaaaatttcatgaaaaccgGTTCACCTTTTGTTAAtaacatctgtgaaaatttcatgaaaaccggtttagccgtttttgagtctactcggaacaaacaaagcgcagcacaatttttatataataaaagaTATCAAGTacataggaaaaaaaatttaaaatcggtttcaatcactaaattaattgatctaattaattaattaacgaAAATGATCATGTTATGaacagttttaaaaaaatttcccaattaaaaaattgcatactcaattaaaaaaattattaaaacattTCTATTTCCAATTAATTGATACAATAAATACATGATggaatttttcaattaatttttttaattgatacaattgaaaaaattattaaaatggtTGGCGCCGCGTCCTGTCTTCAACTAGTCGaaacaatttttcaattgaattgcaaattttatacTGATTTTTGAAATGTCATAGATCAGGCAATAATCAGTAGTTCAAAACCAATTGCAAAAAGGCACAATCCCATACTTGATGCGATACACATACTAAAATATTTATTACCATTTAATTTCAGAGGCCGATTTACGTTTGGAGCAGCATCTTAAAGTTGAAATGGAAGACAAAACTATGAGTTTACAAAAATGCCAAGAGAAGGCCAAATCCATAGAGGAACAGTGTAAGCAATGCGAGGAGGAAATGGCTCCCATTGAAGAACGCCTACAGCAAATTCATAAAATTGAAGCTGAAGTGGGAAAATATCAGGCGCAGAAGGTTGAATTGCAAACCAAGTAAGTATTGCTGTGGCCAAGGTCATTAGCAGTTACTTTTAAAAcgattttctctctctcttctttTAGGCAGAAAAATTGTCAAGATCAAATGaataatttgaaaaagaaaattaaaaccaTGTTTGAAGGCACTCTGGAAGAGCTGGACTCTGAAATTGGCAATTTCGGTCAGAAAATGACAGAAAAACGTACTGAACGTCGTGAAATGGAGGGAAAACTCAACTCCGTTAAAAAGGAAGAGAAGAGTTTGCAGAATCGCCACAATGATGTTGATAAGAAACGTGTCGTTGCCATACAGCAAAAGCAAAAAGAAGACGATGCTAAGAAGAAACGAGCTGATAAGTTAAAAGCAATAGGTCAACAAATGAATATTACCATACCTGAAGACTTGGGTGATACCACAGAAGAGgttgcaaaaattttggaagAGATTAAGGGAGTACTGGCCACAGAACAGGGCAAAATCAATGAAACTATTAGCCAGCACGATGCCGAGGACCAGGAAATTCAAACTAAAATCGATCAATTGCGTGTTGAAGTAGCCAAATTGCAAGAATCCGTTGGAAACTTGACCAAGCAAAAGAAAGCCTATGAGAAAGAGTCCGAGCaaactgaaaagaaaattttagagaTTGAGAAGTCCACGCAACAACTGAAAGTTgtttcggccaaattgaaggagactGAGGATTGCTACGAAGAGACTTCATCGAAATTCAATCAGGAAGAGCTGcgcgaaaatattaaaaaagacaAAGAAGCCATCAAGAAGTTGGACGCCGATTTTCGTTCAGTCGATGaacgcttgacatttttgaattCGATTTCAAAACTTGTGGCCGAGTTAAATTTAAAGGAACAAGAGTTGGAGAATCGCGAGCAAGAGGTTAGAAAAGTCAAAAGTAAGCACAGTGGTAATTTCCGCAAAATCTTCGAGGAGGGCAAAGTTGTTGAGAGCAATTTCCAACGTCACGTGAAGGTTACCTATGAGAAATCTCGCCGTCATATTAAGGAACTCAATAATAAGATTAATGGTCTAAAATTGAAGGAGCAACGTTTCGAAATTAAACGCAAAACTCTAAAGGACGAATTGCAAAAGGCCGAAAAGGAATTGGAGGATTGCAAGGAGACCATCTTTGAGAAATGTCGTTCCACACCATACGAAGAGCTGCTGACCAGATCCAAGACATTGCTCAGCAAACATCAATTGGAACTTGGCGCTCAAAAGTCAGCTGAGGCGTTCTACAAGCAGTATTTGCAAAAGATTGAGGATGAACCATACTGTCCTTTGTGTCAAAAGGATATGACAACTAGTGAGGTAAGTTAAAGGCGTATAAAAAAAGCAATtggcgaattttttaaatttgtttcctTGTTCTTGTTCCTCTTAGGCTTCAGGCTTAACTTCCGAATTGAATGACAAGATTGTAGATCTTCCACAAAACATCGACAGACTTGAAAAACTCATCAAAGAAGAGCAAAAGAAACATGACGCCCTATTGCAACTGAAACCGGTCATTGACAAAGTTGCCAAACTGGAGCAAGATATTCCAAAAAGGAAGGAGGATATGAAAAAATTGCAAGATGACTTGGCAGAATGCAGCAAAGAAATCGAATGCATCCAAGCTCAATTAGCCGATCCAACAGCAAATATGGATCTGGCCAACTCCATGATGGGCGATATGTCTCTTCTCGATGAGGCCATTAAACAGGTTACAAAATCCAAGGATGACATAGCaaagttgaaaaataaatttcctaAAGAGAAGGATTCTGAAAATGAGAATACCTCAATCGATGAGGTGCAAGCTCAGAAAACTGCTATTTCAACGGAATTGGAAGAAAAGCGTAAAACACTCGAACAAAATCAACAGTACTATGAGAAGAACATGGATGCTTTGAATAAATTAAGGGATTTGAAAAATACGTAAGTATGCTTGCAATAAGGGACGTTGTTGCATTGTACATGACTGCACTTCCTCTTCTACAGTCTAAAGGACCAACAGGTTAAATTACAAGAAGGAATACAGAATCTACCTCAACTACAAGAACGTCAAACTGAACTCAGCCAATTATTGGTGGCCCTTGTTACCGAGATGCAGGACAATCAGGGCAAAGTTGGTCCTATTAAATCGCAACTAAGTGCGACCATCAAGGAAAAAAGTCAACAGAAGGATTCGAACCGTGTTAAAGTCAACCAAATGCTTATGAAATTGGATACATTCAAGCGCATGGATCAGGATGTACAAAGGTCTGTTTTAGATTTTAGAATAgaacattttccaaaatta from the Stomoxys calcitrans chromosome 1, idStoCalc2.1, whole genome shotgun sequence genome contains:
- the LOC106091600 gene encoding DNA repair protein RAD50, with the protein product MSTIERLSIQGIRSFGGNAGDNQMISFTSPVTLILGENGCGKTTVIECLKYALTGECPPGSDRGKNFVHDPKIFNLTDVLGQIKLEVRNVQGARLSICRSMKLGMRRGKITFETLDATLNYLNDDGDGKKAIDSISKRCADVDLVMSQFMGVSKAIINNVLLCHQEDSSWPLDEPKKLKEKFDAIFGISEYNKALERIIKMRKEEMDILKIKEADLRLEQHLKVEMEDKTMSLQKCQEKAKSIEEQCKQCEEEMAPIEERLQQIHKIEAEVGKYQAQKVELQTKQKNCQDQMNNLKKKIKTMFEGTLEELDSEIGNFGQKMTEKRTERREMEGKLNSVKKEEKSLQNRHNDVDKKRVVAIQQKQKEDDAKKKRADKLKAIGQQMNITIPEDLGDTTEEVAKILEEIKGVLATEQGKINETISQHDAEDQEIQTKIDQLRVEVAKLQESVGNLTKQKKAYEKESEQTEKKILEIEKSTQQLKVVSAKLKETEDCYEETSSKFNQEELRENIKKDKEAIKKLDADFRSVDERLTFLNSISKLVAELNLKEQELENREQEVRKVKSKHSGNFRKIFEEGKVVESNFQRHVKVTYEKSRRHIKELNNKINGLKLKEQRFEIKRKTLKDELQKAEKELEDCKETIFEKCRSTPYEELLTRSKTLLSKHQLELGAQKSAEAFYKQYLQKIEDEPYCPLCQKDMTTSEASGLTSELNDKIVDLPQNIDRLEKLIKEEQKKHDALLQLKPVIDKVAKLEQDIPKRKEDMKKLQDDLAECSKEIECIQAQLADPTANMDLANSMMGDMSLLDEAIKQVTKSKDDIAKLKNKFPKEKDSENENTSIDEVQAQKTAISTELEEKRKTLEQNQQYYEKNMDALNKLRDLKNTLKDQQVKLQEGIQNLPQLQERQTELSQLLVALVTEMQDNQGKVGPIKSQLSATIKEKSQQKDSNRVKVNQMLMKLDTFKRMDQDVQRLHAEVLDYEKLTLDHKLKTFEESLKISKEELQKLADNIAEMTTKVEGIKQELANQESADRDLKDNRDLKILQQKSEDLKVKYDALIEELGKLDFSNVSKEKKELTSKRDKITVRKGELLGQSGEVKHQIRKLEKELASPKYRNSLMNYRRIYYEVEVTRKMVNDLGQHRVALEWALMQFHTEKMREINRLIREYWRLIYRGNDIDYIQIQTEEGKDASSLDKRRNYNYRVIQSKNNSEIEMRGRCSAGQRVLASLIIRMALAETFSSNCGVLALDEPTTNLDRNNILSLCDALNRIVEERQTQSNFMLIIITHDEAFISTLGKVKSYNRVFRNDECKSVIRRVKVA